The genome window AACAATATCATGCTATAATACTTATAAGTTACGTTTCAAAGTATGCTATGTGTATGTCCACGAcgactaaaaataaaataaaataaaaaaatcagtattAGATAACAGATTCGAAATAGCATGTCGGAAATGTTCATTCAATTACagtctattttaaaaaaatatacagaaaTTTATTAAGAATTTTTGTACAAAttcattcaaaaaaaaattgtacttcAAAGTATCAGAAACAATTTCGTGGTAGCTATGGTTTGCTATTGAAAGATCCTAATGTAGGTCAACAGGTATTACAACTTGTGTACATATATCTCAAAGTCGACAACCACGAAGTTGTTATATAAGTGAATATTTGCAGGACGCATTTATGAAAAACATGTTACCGGTCAAACTTTAACATGCATGGCAATTGGTACAATGTAGTGTCTGTAAATTGTATATGTTGAAGTCTTTATTTGCATTGCGAGTGATACATTGAGATTGGGAAAACATATCTGACTGTAAATATGGTTTATTTGAACTGATGTCGATTTTAGATGGATTAAAAAACATTGAATGGCCATCGGGTTAAAAGAAAGTTACGCAATATTTTTAGCAGTGTCATAAACAGAATAGGCATCTTAAGTTAATATATATTCAAACATGCACAAAACGGTCCAAATTTTTTGCacaatttcccgcgacgatatccgtaTGTTGAATGATTAATTATTATTCATGAGAAATACgacgtgcttccgacgctgcccgaagcaaatctcgcgttgactcgtaaatgttcggatatcgtcgcgggaaattcacacatggaatatattgttccACAAAAAATTTAACGAGCATTTTGAATTTCGTTGAATCTAAGTTACCAAACCACATATAGAGGTTGAAATTGTAGGTATTGCTCTAAGGAACACTGAATGTgcatgtgttaattttattttaggaaATAGTTTACgacatattcgttgattttgagtcttAATGGGACGATCTTACCTAATATATTCTAAATAGTACTATGTTTAATTTCCATCTATCAGTTTTGGGCAGAAAAAGATAACTTAATACATATGAAAGAAGAGAATATCCCAACCAAAAACAGGCCCAGGATGTTGCTTCCTAATCGCCCTGAGTTGGGGATATGACACATTTGACAAGAGGGCAGAAAATGTAAAAGCATGGATAGATATGAAATACATGAAACACGACCCAACTGACCAACCCTCATTCCTCACCACTCCCAATCTGTTTTTGTGCATAGAGGATGTTCATAGAAATATCACATGAACTGTTCAGCAGCAATTAAAAGGAAGTGACTATTGCCCAGATCTATTTACTCTCTGTCGCAGCACCACATTCAGCTCTTCTTTGTCCCCATGATAAAATTCCAAGAAAGTAAAGTTGGATGTCTATAGAATCCAAATCAACTAACTCAAGCAAAATCTTGATACAGAAGGACGAAACATCAACATCATAATGCGAGACACGCACCATCCAAGCCGAAAAAGAAACGACACATTCGGCATTCGGAAGACATTCTTCGCTCCAAACTGGACGCACGAAATAAAGAATGTGCACAACAACCCGGCCCATGCCAGAGAGGAGGCTGATACCAACTCAATCCAAGAGGACAACATCTAACTCCAAGGCCCAAAACACAAAGATCAAGCTGGAAAGTAAAGAAGGCGTTGAgggaaaatttaataaaatagaagaTGGAGAGAGACACCACCAAGCAATGGAAACTGAGCAAAGCCGTACAAGATGATGCAACACGGATCGGAAGATCGACTTAGAAGAAGAACACAAAAGCAGCTTTAAATATTTGCTCAAGCAAACGAAAAGCATACGCAAAGGGTAGCAAACCCAGTAACGAGGGAACAAGAGAAAGAGTTCCACAGGAAGAAATAAAACGGATCGGCAAAGAAAGTGTCGTCATGAAGCCATCGCAAAAGAGATCACAATTAAAGAAGTGACGAAGGCAAGTAAGCAACTGAAAAAAAGGCCCGGGCGTCACCATTACAAACCATCCTAATCTTCGACAAAATAGCCCCCCAGTAACTGTTCGACATATTCTATGTCAGCTGGTTGCAGGAAGGAGGCCAGGCTGACTCCTGTCCTAAAGAAAGGAAATAGCAAGCCAAAAGTCATGAGCTAGTGACCTATTAGTTGAGTGAGCCGAATGTCTAAGAACAAGGTGCAATCACATCATGCAGTGGTACCTGGAGATAGAGAGCATCATAGCGGTAGAGCAAACCGGTTTAAGAAGATACAAATGTACGAAAGACCAGACTACAAACCTAGTTAATATCAAACGCATTTTGGGACATGAAGGAGACTCTTGCTGCCTTCATAGACCTACAGAAAGACTTCGAGAAGGAATAGCAGACGGGCTCCTCGTAAGCTTTTCCTTAGTTGAATCGAAGGCTAGTCGTGACCTGCGCAACCTGTGTGTCGGAGACGGTCTTTGTGGAAAAAATAATTGCTGCGATAAGGGGTCCCACAAGGAGAAGTTTTGTCACCCACCTTGTTTATACTAATTAACGAAATCACATCAGAACTACCGAAAGGAGTACAAGCAGCCATGTACGCAGATGACCTAGTGTTCTATTGAACAGAAGAGTATGCAACAACCGTTAAATACAGATTGCTGGTTTTGAACAACATCGCAACTTTGGATGCCAAATGAGTTACCACTCACAATGTAAGAGCGAAGACGAAAAAGCCTGACACTTAACATGAGAAAGGCAGCGGCACAGTGATGGGTAAACGAAAAAAATCATGAAGACGGTGTACGATGGCACATTCAAACTTCAATTTAATACGGCTGCAAACCTTGACGAAGGCTTCCACGGGCTGTACGTGTTATCATCTGTGCAGTGAGATCAACGCCAATAAAAGAGATGGAAAAGACCACTGGCGTTTCTTGCGACACAACGAAGGCGACGAAAAGCCATGAAGCATATCACAAATCAATGAAATGTTGGATTCTTTGCGAGTTACCCAAAGCACACCAAAGTAAAGTGAACAGCCTCGGAGAAAAGACTGAAAAGATCTATCTTTGTCTGAAACAAACAAAGCGATGCCGAGGAAGCATCAGGATCAGCTTCCGGCAGATTTACATCCACTGGATCGTACTGACGTTCTGCTTTCTCCCCAATCAACATCTTAATTATATATACCAAAGTCCCCAATCTCACCACAAAATACTTAAACAGTGATGCGTGTATACAATCTgtatttctaaaaataataaacattttgtaaCTTAACTTGTGTTGAAATGTAAAATTTTAGGCAAACTAGACGACGATATATATTATACAGTACATTTTGCAacattttaagtatatattttgaaattgcatAAGTTATCAACGCATCATGTTCTTTGTTTTAGCAAATTACTTTGTAAGCAATGAATCGACGCAGTGGAGAATGGCAACCTGCAATCTGGCAGAACCAAATCTAACTTACGAAAACACAAGTTATAGAGTCAACCAGTCAACTGAGGCACTGATAAACAATACTGATGTTTGGATCGGATATCAGCTCGCAAAGATACCGTTTCTATTCTTAGgtgattatttattaattcaaatgTCCTTTACTGATAATGAGCATTAACTTGaatttttaaaacagtatttatgtattgtgtttaattTTCAAGAATACTTATGACATAAAATGGACATAAAAGTAGTCCACACAAATGGCATTGTTAATTATATTATAACCAAAAGTTGAAGACATACTAATtttcaaaagatatatatatctttttaaatCAATGATATGTATCATATGTATTGAATACTCATAACTGGTATCCCGAATGTGTTTTTACATGAATGTGAGTTGTCAATAGCATAGTAGAATTTCCTATGCAGTGGGCTAAATTACAGGACCCAATTTATTGACGTACATTAAATTGATTGTAAAAGAACAAAATATAGTTGTAAATCAAAAggaataaataataatgttatattttaattcatacaattttttatattttcatgcacGTATGAACATATTTCGCATTACCATGTACGCAGTTGCATAATATCACACGATCAATGCTTTTTACGAATTATGGTACTAAGTACTAGTACTATTAAAACATtctacaaataaacaaaacttaCTAAGCCATCTAATAAcaactaataattaaatatgctCAGTCAAAGAAATAGTCTCGTTAACTGTATCAATCCTTGCTGAATTGTGGAAGAGAATTTTACAAAATTGATGTAATCCGTCATTGTTGATAATTAAGAAAAATCGGTTTAGTGGATGACGCTGAAATTTAAAATCATTCGCTGACTCCAAGTATATTTAAAAGTACTAATTTCACagtgaacatttaatttttgaagttttattaAACTTTTTCTATTCCTTGTGAATTACAATGGGCTTCTTTCTTAGGCCACTACAGATTTGAATGTAATGAGGCCAACTTGCAAGAGATTGGGGTGttctgtttaataaaattaacatgTAAGTCGTCATTAAATTGTTAATCCATACCGATGAATACTTTAGAATTATTTTTTCTGCAGTATTATGGAATGTATTGCATTGTATTTACTGTATTATTTAAACAGGTTGTGGAAAATGGACTAACATCcccaataaaacatacaatatcaTGACAATCGGTGATTGTTACCACCTATGTGCTGGTGGAAAATTCGGAATACAAATCAACAGTGGCGAAAATATTCTATCTAACGACGTACGTACATATGATTAACATTCATTTTATCGCTATAAAATTGTTttgacattatttaaataaatttagatattaaataagtttgtgtatttatgaagttttcaTGACATTCCTAAATATTTAACATTATCGGTCATACGAATAAAATCCCTTCACGTCCTAAATTATGATGCTTACGAAATCAGCTGAAATTTAGTTGATGTGTTCATGTCAGTAGCAAGTTAACTTAAAACCAATAACAATGTGGGCATCATTAGGCTTTTGAGTTTATGTGATTTTCCCATTTAAAAGATCATGCTACGAAGACGTGTTgcatataaaaaagaaaaaacgcTTGTCGAACACGAACTGGTATTGTTAGATTTTTGCTATGCATTCCCATTGTCAATTCTCTGTAGATGACGCGATATGCAATAaacgaaaatgtttttttatcgaACTGAATCAAATGTATGCGTCCTGTAATACTAAGTATACGTCTCCACGTCActcttaaattatattgtttgcAATACGATAATATAATTGATAATGTTTTGTGTatgtaataaataacaaaacCGACCTACATTCGCTTTAATTTTATAATCTTAATTTTGTGTTATGATCAAACGTGTATTCGTTCACTTTAAAGTAATTTAATTCCACAGACATCAAAGAAGTGTAGATGCGTACCATTTCCTGATCTTGGCAATTTGAATCAAAATGGATCTTGTGTTAAAACTGGCGTTCTTGCTACAATTTTCAGTCCAATTAATGGTAAGTAACTTATATTAAATACTTGAATTGTGATTAATGATACTAGTTTGATAATCATAGTGATATACGGTTACGGCACGCAAAAGGTTAATTCCTTTGCAACAGATTATCACATCTGATCGTACTTTATTATTGTGCCTACTTTGTTGCTTGAAGCCAGTTATTTCCCACAACCTTCGCAATACATCACCGTTATTGCTTGGGAATGCGTCATGACACTGATCGATTTTGTTCATGCTTCATAATGCAATACTTAttctataaaataatttttttaatgttatttgatTTCGTGTTTGCATGCAAAATACATCACAAACAATTGAAATACTTCTCATGGATGTTTGTATTTCCCATTCAGTTTACCATCCCAACTTTCTGAACTGTAATCGCTATTGTTCAATATCGAATGAATCATGTCTATGTGTTAAAATTTCTCTCATGTATGATTGCAAACTTCGTTTAATGGTTGACACTTTTGAACCAATTCGGCCATATAGACTGCGATTTGCTCTCTGTTTGCgtaaatatattaaatgatgaacttatatttttgttatattaaatatcaccagtcccagagctccagataagatgcgtatttgcgtatttatgcattgaaaaataaatttaaaaaacaccTTAAAAAGCGGCCCGGTACGTAacattacgcaatacaaatcttggtacgtatttttgATCGATTAAAGTACGTAACCGGTTTAACCAGTAATTCAATTGAGTGTTTAGTGTACGTTAACcgttgaatcaaaagtaagtcaaccAAAAGAACCGTGTAATCAAATAGGCGGCCAATCGGGTTTTAGGTTCAAAAAAGGGATATTTCAAGCGAACAGCGGCTCCTGTAGGAAGTAATTGTCTATGACAATATGCCAGTAGAGATCAATCTTATGATGCTTAAagaattgttaaaattattttaagcgaTCTAATTGTTGAAGAAGTCAATAGTTAACTTACATAGACCACAGGTAGTGTGACTTATTTTTCAATTGGAAAGCATTGCCGTAACTTAGTTTAATTGCGAAATGACGTTCTTGTACTATATGAATACTAAATGCATGAAGACCCAATCAAGACAGAGATACAACACATTTCagttgaatattttaaagacagtctgttcatatcaacatttaaaatttaatctgtttacatttgtttatcacaaatattaatatttattgattaaacaagccatgtactatgtcagttttctatttaaatgattaaaaaatacccatcaatattcctaaataccctttatggctaAAAGAAAAgagtaaaataccctttaacaataatatcagggggtaaaataccctttagactagatccttatctggagctctgaatcaCGACAAGTAACAATTCCTCGCTTCGGATTTCGCTAAttgattaaaatgttatttctCGTAATTTTATCTAAAACTTTTTCGAGTGTGTAATGTTTATTGCACATCAATCCATGTTTACATCATCTTCCTCAATTGCAttactgtaaaaaaaaacgtgtggtttgttttattttattgttgagGGTTTTGGGTTaaccagtttaaaaaaaaatacatattggcataataaatagaatatattctTGGTGACTTTTGAAATCATGTGATATCAGACTCGTACGATAtcacatgttttcaaacaatcaaCCATATCATTAATTCGCATGGCTGTCTCTCAAATGCAAATACGTGTATCATTTAAGTGAATACTACTTCAATCCATAATAACTCGAAAAGCAACCAGTACATTTAAGCCCGACCACAATGCTTATAATAAGGGTCAGCAGCAGCACTTCCAAACCAGGTATGAAATGCACGGAAAATGTAATCTTCCCATCATGACGCTGGAATGCTGCTTTGTTAACCCACGTAACGGAGTAAATTATTttccagttttttttataattacgtTTACCTCCcttttgatatttattattaataaactgtatttgtcattataataataatttctgtCAGTATTTCTACTTGTTGCTTTATTTTAAGTTCACATATTTTGTTGTAGAATGtaatgtatttatgatttaaaaaatacatataaataaagtattttaataaTCTGAATGTCGGTTAACATCTGTTAGTCGAGATTTGTGTAGATCCTAATGAGTAGATGAAGATTATAGACCTTTGATAAAGTAAAGGATTGAAATCCGGAcggttctttttttttaaataattatttataaatgttgtcACTTTTTCAATAATGTAATCTATAAGAATTACACAATAATGAATTTGCAGCCCGTGTTCCTTTTTATAACAACCttctttaaggttcatgggggggataaaattcattaaaaattcgctttggtttttcttcattcaatgtggtacaatatggtcaaactatatatcattttaaagctaaagacggatagaataacataaacacatttttgacattcaatatttgtgtgctttattcatattttggtttaaaaccaatacatttttacactaatttacaaaatctcaatctaaagttaggaaggatatgcactaccttaagttgaataaatacaaagctatatacatatacaaggtcaagttagcaacatttcacagaaaattattgtcataaaacaacaaatgagttttttgccactgcctattttggataaatttcctaaacaaagttctaaaaataactaaaacgtaactactttttaaaaatccaggtatggtggatagtaagagtcacaattcttcttcaaaggcttaacaattttgttatttacctctcaaccaaattgcaaatttaaaccatctaaaattgaaatagattgcagacgacatataaaattgtaaagaattataaagaaattggcaaaccgattgattttatatttcgattacttctacccattttgaaagcgtggccctcgctgtgctccgtagaaaaacgtgcaaaacaaatcggtcgaaaccacgtgcagtagtgagaaaaccgggtatgtgtatacacatacctgagaaaacacaaacatattttgacagttggttcgcaactagtaaaacaactattaacattaatcagcaagagatcgcactcaataacagaaatgaccacgtagagatatcatcacttaccctatttcaaatattttccagctgaaaattgtcccccacacgtcttttttagtttatttgtattgttttttctggagccgaagtgcatctcacataatatccatctaacttccgttgttttcactttcgttattaaaaactttgtttaaaagaattatttctccttttagattgttaaagcgatgtgttattatatattatcaatagaatagtataccgtgatgaatttaacggagttacgtatcgatctttctgtcagtctgtaagcgtactattttatgcgcaataatataagtatggtgattcgacaacaattgtaaacattggtgaaatgcttcttacatagttattcttttgagtgtttatgaggtctgatcgtgcagtttgcaaacatcaacggaaagattacaatccaatgcatttgtcatcgtcaaccgtttggaatgtcaattaggcgatgagttagtatttagcatgtttctttctatgttatgaatttacaaatggctgcccccatggtgatgaaatgacatgtgttcgagttttgatatttctagatatgtaaactttttttactatttaagcgtaacttgccctcgtcaatgtcgatattattcactagttatataattttccgccgaaatacgtggaataaacatgattcagatttttgaaaataatgtatattttagtgttaaaatcgctttgtattttgattgattttgtggatggtatgatacgttgatgtacaaaattgttagcagtttgaaggaaaaacatcctttaaagcatatatgtatacattttcaatgtggcactcttcctttagtcaaatttgagttcaatgcttggggtcccacatttttcaaaatgaagcctctacatgaaccttaagtgaACATAGGGCTTGCATATAATAACGACGCTATCCAACTCATTTACTGCGCATTAATGAGAAAATATTACGGGTATAAAAACCCAATTTTAcataattgtattgaaataagTTTTAAGTTAGAGttaagaaaactatttaaaatccagtgaattgatcttagaagacTATATTTTTAAGTCTCATGCAAGATTTTTTAAGACAAAATCGACATTCTAAGATTTAAGTTTATCACCCAATACTAATATTCGAATTATAATTGCTCATATGTTAAGATAATTGCCATTAAAACAAACAGAAAtataaatttctttaaacaaaaatgtcttcAGGAAAGTTCAAAATAACACCCCGAAACATGGGGTGATCGGCTACTTAGTTAGGCGcttgttttgtaaaaacaacgAGTTCTTCTCATTGACAAGAAACGATTCAGTTAAAACTTCGGAAAACGCTGTATTTTCGGCATGAATCTGAATGAGAGACTGAGAAATTGTAACTGTTTTAGTTAATTTGTTTCTTTTGATATCATTGATGCAGTCGTCGACGAATGTCATTAGAATATGCTCCAAATAAATTCAACTCATGGATAATCgatcaaaaaatattaaaattaataatgaacAATTCGTTTATGCTATTTACACTGATCAATACTGCATAATAAAAATGTTAAGtcaatgtattaatttttttatatttttttttaattttttaatatgcTTTAGTTTGGGGCTGAAGAAAGTTGTATAACCCTCCGAACTACGGCATCAGACTCACTCTGGCGTCTTCataacaaatataatgaaaacattaaattCAACTAATTCAATCATTTTGGACAGACAACTTGTTTAGTTTTCTGTGtcattttattgatttatatcAATCGATATTTGCAACAGTTGTAATTATAACATGTATTAACGTCTGCAGTTAATTCGTCGGAAGTGTCCACAAGCAACCCCAGTTCAGGAGATTGCCTATTGTATTATTATCCAAAGTTTTTTTGGGGGCCGTGTGAACGAAAAGTTCCTTTGCAAGTTATGTGCAGCACAGGCCAATATTCAGGTTGGCAATATTTTATCTGTGACATAtctaatttgtgttttatgaaaagctgttttaaaatattttaagcagTTGCAAGTCGCAGTTGTTTTATGTATTTGGTATGCGATTTAGAAACATGAAACTGAAAACAATcagaaagcgtttattttgtatttaagaaACGGTTTTGAACGTGTACAACTTTATATCTAAAAATGTGCTTGAAATTGTATACTCACAGAAGGAGAAATATATTTCGGTCATATGATTATTGTATATCACATACgcttcaaaatattttaatattgcacAACGACATAAATTGAACATGTGTAAACTATTAAATATTCAACGGGGTCAAATACAACTGCAAAATCTGTTCCCTATGGTGTTACGGGCGGATATTATTATAATTGGAGTGAAGCCAACGGTATGTGTTTGAACCGGAAATCTCACCCAGCATCGATGGAAAGTATAACACATGGTAATTTCACCCAAGAACAAACGCAGTATTATTGGACAGGCATTATCCGGTCTATCGCCATGATTAACACAACAATTGCTGGTATGAACGTTATTTAACtcaatgatttcttttttttatgatttaatacACTCAACAACCAAATGTAACGCTGTTTAAACGACGATTTAATATTGCAATGTATGCGTATAATTTATAGAAtttacatattaaacatattttattcaaatttaatcagaACAATCAAGCAAATGTTCGTTTAAAGAAtacattatttgttaaatgtttcaaatttgttataattttaaactatttaaaatgcGCATACATTTTATTGCCGATTGCTCTATTTGCAGACATATTAACAATACATCCAATGCATCAGTTTGCGTTTTGGGGAAAAGGTAGTCATGTTTTGCAATTCGCAAGCGAATGTGTCAAGATAAAAGCTCTCTGTATAAAAGGTAACAAAAAACTGCTAATGATATTGCAGACAATTCCAAGATATCAATCAGCATACATATATACAATGAATACCGAATGGCTGCATGATAATAaattgtaaaatcattttatgatatTGACTGTGTTACATTTTGACAAAAGCAAATAACTGCGGTATAAAGTGGTATCACTTGCAATAACAATTCTTTAAAATTTACGAGATAATGGTATGACATTGTAATGGCTGGATTTTGTTTAAAGAACATAGTTTTCGGTTTTCGTGCAACCATACACTTAACTAGAAAAGTCGTTTATGTTTATAATTCAATATTAGTGTTTATCgcacatttaaattaaaacagtaaggaaataattattttattaattcaaaatCACGTTATTCAATCACTTATCTAACAATCAATTCACATCACCTATACTATATCTACATCTGTGAATTCAATAGGCTCGCCAACGACTGAAAGAAGCAACTCTTCCTACTCTACTGATGACGTTTGTATATATGAACATTCAGCGACAGAGGCATCGGTCACTAGAGGTCCTATGTCTGACGTTTATGAAGACAATTACTCTAAAAATCTATTGTATAGAACCATTTGTTAGATGTcgtttacattatttttaaatgcataacaATCGATTGACATAACATCAACTTCGCTATatcataaaaaatctatatcGATGTGTACAGGGCGATATTTCTgatctataaaatatattttcagagTTTCCAATAGGTGTTGCCATCGGTGTGCCAGTTGGAATTCTGTGTATAGTGGGAACAATCGTTGCCATCTTTGTACTTAGGAGAAGGTAAGCTGGAATTAAATGTGCTGTTGAAAGATACAGGTAAACTACACGGGAAAACGTGAGTGTCAAATGTGGAAACACATTTTTTCTCGTAAAAAATACATGagatttaaagaaaatttgttaaataccGTGTAAGTTCATGTTTAATGTTATTCGTCTTACACTGAATTAAACTAAAGTGTAGGgataaacacaacacatgaaCAAAATTGATTTTTCTGAAATGTCAAGAAATACAAACACGAAAGTAATGGTCGGCTTGAAAAATGAAGGTCGGTCAGGTTAGATGAACCACACAACTTTTTAAAGCGTCCTTGTCATTTGTTTTCCATCGTTTTCCATATACATTGACAAATTACGTATACAATCACAAGCGTGCTATCATCATTGTAAATCAGACATCTCCATTAAATAATTCATCAGCGCATGTAAAAAAAATTATCTTAATATACATTGTTTAGATTTACATGCtgtgattatatatttattatgttcgtTTATTCATTCACTTGACATTATAGTAAGACACAATATTAAGCTAATATTTATATTTAGTGGTGGATCAGTTGTGCATTTCTGTCatatgaaatagtaaaatattcattataacaAAGTTGCCTGtttcaaaaacatgtttaagCTCAAAACTTCCCTTACGGTcacttttttataatcatattgttttaaaatatatttgttgcgtGAAATAGATTTTTAAATGACAAGTAATACTTACGACTATATACATTTGGATTAGAACTTGTAATACGCACCCCTGATTTGTGCCAATTGTATTATGAGTGGTTGCAATTATTTCAGGGGAGTTTTGTCGTGTAAATTGGGGACGAAAACGGACGAACCTGATGCCGGAAACCTCGCGTTTACAAGCAGATCGTATCAAGAAACCGTTGGTAATCAGAACTATTTCATATTAGAGAAACAGGCACAATCATTTGAAGGCAATACGGATCATTATAGCACATCAGATGAA of Dreissena polymorpha isolate Duluth1 chromosome 15, UMN_Dpol_1.0, whole genome shotgun sequence contains these proteins:
- the LOC127861290 gene encoding uncharacterized protein LOC127861290, whose protein sequence is MHQFAFWGKGSHVLQFASECVKIKALCIKGSPTTERSNSSYSTDDVCIYEHSATEASVTREFPIGVAIGVPVGILCIVGTIVAIFVLRRRGVLSCKLGTKTDEPDAGNLAFTSRSYQETVGNQNYFILEKQAQSFEGNTDHYSTSDEPNVDNRETDHYCSIEEPYQTVKDDYDYTTNALRTGPNTRKPDDIYNKLKLDRPGDYDHVGRPGNNMPEPGSDYDTSACAQKIAGGDDYNHISLRVSA